A stretch of DNA from bacterium:
CGCCGCCCTGCTCGGGCACCCCGACAAGGGTCTCCTCCATGGTCTCCTGGTCGATGTAGGAGAAGGGGACGACGTAGAACTCCATGCCGCCGATTTTCTTGAGCTGCTCCTTGACCCGGCGCCGGGTTTCGAGCGCGTACTCGAGGCAGCGGCGCACTGCGTCCTTGGTGTAGTCCTCCCCCGGGTAGAGCAACTTGAGCAGGCCGGAAACGGTGTGCTTGACGGCGATCGAGTCGCGCTGGTTGAGGTCGCCGCCGAGCTTGCAGTACTTGTTGATCGCGTCGCCCAAGTTGTACTTACGCATCTCGCGCAGGAACTCGGCGAGGTAGTCGGTGATCAGTCCGTAGCGGTCGGTGAAGTACTCGGGCCGCATCTTCGGGATCTCCCAGCCCGGGATGTAGGCGTGGAAGCGGTCGAAGAAGGCGGAGTCGATCATCGCCTCGGGGAAGGGGGCGAGCAGGTGGCTGGTCTTGACCAGGGTCTCCACGGGCTGGTTGATGTTGCCGACGAAGACCATGGCGGCGTAGGCGTTGATCTGGTCGCGGCCGCGGGCGAAGGAGCCCGAGGCCATGAAGTCCTTCATGATCTGGACGCCGTCCTTGTCCTTGAAGCGGATCCCGGCCACCTCGTCGAAAGCCACCACGTCCCACAGCCCGACCAGGCCGACGGCGTGGCTGGCCATGTTGTAGAAGAGGTTGGCGACGGTGGTGTGGCCGCCGGAGATCAGGATGCTGTAGGGGCTGATCTCCTTGTAGATGTGGCTCTTGCCGGTGCCGCGAGGGCCCAGCTCGCAGACGTTGTAGTTGTTC
This window harbors:
- the brxL gene encoding protease Lon-related BREX system protein BrxL — its product is MTSIPDPDPGTGQALDSDLDDLLNEHFAGRVVRKDLTKLVKEGANVPVYVLEYLLGTYCASSDPAVIEDGMKTVKQVLAENYVRPDEAEKVKSTIRARGGLKVIDKVTVKLNERRDVHEALLSNLGIKGVEIPDNFVRRYEKLLAGGIWAIARMQYFYEEGQKGSPFMIEDLKPIQMPNMDMEELFEARAQFTEEQWIDVLLRSSGYEPTQFEERVKWHILCRLLPLAENNYNVCELGPRGTGKSHIYKEISPYSILISGGHTTVANLFYNMASHAVGLVGLWDVVAFDEVAGIRFKDKDGVQIMKDFMASGSFARGRDQINAYAAMVFVGNINQPVETLVKTSHLLAPFPEAMIDSAFFDRFHAYIPGWEIPKMRPEYFTDRYGLITDYLAEFLREMRKYNLGDAINKYCKLGGDLNQRDSIAVKHTVSGLLKLLYPGEDYTKDAVRRCLEYALETRRRVKEQLKKIGGMEFYVVPFSYIDQETMEETLVGVPEQGG